TTTTATCCGCTAAAATGGAGATGAGAAACCGAAAACGGCGCTGTGGCCAGATTTTGGAGAGTGTATCCAACACGGCTCGGACCCCTTGAATATTGTGTGCGCCATCGGCAATTATGACAGGCGAGGTGCTCAGAACCTGCATCCTGCCTTGCCAATTTACGTTTTTTAGAGCGTAACGGACTTTTTGGGCGCAAACCTTGAAACCTCTTTGCTTCGCGTAAATGAAAAACGCAGTGAGCGCCAAAGCCAAATTCGCCGCCTGGTGTTCTCCAATCAGGTTTGTGGAGAGCTTGCGATAACGGTGACGACCAAAACAATAATCGAACTCCAAACCGGAAACACTGCGTGATGTGATTTGGTAGCTGTAATCGATTCCAGGCAGGAAAAGCGGCGCTTTCAGCGATTCAGCCCTCTGGGTAATCACTCTAAACGCTGCAGCGGGGAGCTTTCCAAGCACCAAAGGAACGCCAGGCTTGATGATGCCAGCTTTTTCAGCGGCGATTTTCTTGATGGTGGCGCCCAAGGTTTTCACGTGATCCAAGCCGATGCTTGTGATGGCTGAAACATCCGGGGTAAAAGGATTTGTGGCGTCCAGCCTGCCGCCCAGGCCAACTTCGATCACGGCGCTGTGCAAGGCTTCCTCTTTAAAAACTTGCATGGCAATGGCGGTGGTGATTTCAAAAAATGAGGCGTCCCACTTCTGAAAGAGACCCTCAAACCTGGAAAATGTATCCAAAACACGTGGGAAATCGAGTTCGCGCCCATTGACACGGAAACGTTCGGTGTAATTTATCAAATGCGGCGAGGTGTTCAACCCTGTGCTGAATCCATGAGCCAGGCACAGCGCTTCCAAACTGGCGCAAACGCTACCCTTGCCGTTGGTTCCGCCAACGTGGAAACCGCGTAAAGAATTCTGCGGCGAGCCCATTTCCTCAAGCAGACCCTCCATACGCTCCAGCCCCAGCTTAATGTTTCCAGAATATCTTTGGTAAATATGATCTAAAAATTCCTGATATTGCATTTTCCCAAGCCTTTAAAGTATAAATAAAATCCCCGCGGAGCGGATCTGAAACAGCCGCCGATACCGCGGGGAAGATTTATGCGTGAAAGGTTTTGTCTCTGCGGACTTAATTCATATAATTAATCGTCAACCGGATCATCCTGGAAATCAGGTTGTTCTCCGGTGAGATCCTTGCGCAACTTAACGAAAGTGGGATCCTCGATGGCGGCATTGAATTCCGTGTGTTTGGTGTTTTTCCAATACTCAAAATAGCGCATCATAAACTCATTTTTCTGTTTGGCATTGTTTTTTGTGATGGAATCGATTTTCATAAGGTCGTTCACCATCACG
The sequence above is a segment of the Candidatus Cloacimonadota bacterium genome. Coding sequences within it:
- a CDS encoding bifunctional folylpolyglutamate synthase/dihydrofolate synthase; the encoded protein is MQYQEFLDHIYQRYSGNIKLGLERMEGLLEEMGSPQNSLRGFHVGGTNGKGSVCASLEALCLAHGFSTGLNTSPHLINYTERFRVNGRELDFPRVLDTFSRFEGLFQKWDASFFEITTAIAMQVFKEEALHSAVIEVGLGGRLDATNPFTPDVSAITSIGLDHVKTLGATIKKIAAEKAGIIKPGVPLVLGKLPAAAFRVITQRAESLKAPLFLPGIDYSYQITSRSVSGLEFDYCFGRHRYRKLSTNLIGEHQAANLALALTAFFIYAKQRGFKVCAQKVRYALKNVNWQGRMQVLSTSPVIIADGAHNIQGVRAVLDTLSKIWPQRRFRFLISILADKNFGEMLRLICQNAQKIYLAQNSSERAATVQEQAAEVRKYGVEYATADSVSEALKIARAEMSENDILICGGSLFTVGEVLQAFSQ